One part of the Pseudoliparis swirei isolate HS2019 ecotype Mariana Trench chromosome 6, NWPU_hadal_v1, whole genome shotgun sequence genome encodes these proteins:
- the hsbp1b gene encoding heat shock factor-binding protein 1b encodes MAETDPKSVQDLTNVVQTLLQQMQDKFQTMSDQIIGRIDEMSTRIDDLEKNIGDLMTQAGVEEIEAATEKAKEGQVS; translated from the exons ATGGCCGAGACTGACCCCAAGTCGGTGCAGGACCTCACCAACGTG GTCCAGACGCTGCTGCAACAGATGCAGGACAAGTTCCAGACCATGTCCGACCAGATCATCGGGAGGA TTGATGAAATGAGCACACGCATTGACGACTTGGAGAAGAACATCGGCGACCTGATGACCCAGGCTGGCGTGGAGGAGATTGAGGCGGCAACGGAGAAGGCTAAAGAGGGTCAGGTTTCCTAG